In the genome of Desulfuromonas sp. DDH964, one region contains:
- the bioA gene encoding adenosylmethionine--8-amino-7-oxononanoate transaminase produces MKKEEVLRLDAAHVWHPCTQQKDHELLPPLPIARGDGVYLVDYDGNRIIDGVSSWWVNLFGHNHPRLNRALTEQTGKIAHHIFAGFTHQPAAELAARLCELAPPGLTKVFFADNGSAAVEVALKMSFQYWQQVGVRQKTRFVSLTDAYHGETLGALSVGGCDLYRSIYRPILLEGFQVQGPDCFRCPYQKQRESCNAECIEQMERLLLQEHEQIAGVIIEPLIQGAAGMRVYPPVYLRKLRELCTRCDVHYIADEIAVGFGRTGRLFANEHAGTTPDLLCLSKGITGGYMPLAVTLTSEEIYRAFYDDYATMKAFLHSHSYSGNPLACAIAVEVLRIFEEEQILQLLTPRMNQLQAAAPRFTALAQVGEFRRCGMVAAVELVQDRNGKIPYPWQERRGLAVYREALARGALLRPLGNVVYFMPPLTINADELDSLLDIAYQAIVAVTEK; encoded by the coding sequence ATGAAAAAGGAAGAAGTTTTACGGCTCGATGCAGCCCACGTCTGGCATCCCTGCACCCAGCAGAAGGACCACGAACTCCTGCCCCCCCTGCCGATCGCCAGGGGCGATGGCGTTTATCTGGTCGACTACGACGGTAACCGCATTATCGATGGCGTCTCTTCCTGGTGGGTCAACCTCTTTGGCCACAACCACCCCCGCCTCAACCGGGCCCTCACCGAGCAAACCGGAAAAATCGCCCACCACATCTTTGCCGGGTTCACCCACCAGCCCGCAGCTGAACTCGCCGCCCGGCTCTGCGAACTGGCGCCACCGGGGCTGACCAAGGTCTTCTTCGCCGACAATGGCTCAGCGGCGGTAGAGGTCGCCCTGAAAATGAGCTTCCAGTACTGGCAGCAGGTCGGTGTCCGGCAGAAGACCCGCTTTGTCTCCCTGACCGACGCCTACCATGGCGAAACCCTCGGCGCTCTCTCGGTCGGCGGCTGCGACCTCTACCGCTCGATCTATCGCCCGATCCTGCTGGAGGGGTTCCAGGTCCAGGGGCCCGACTGTTTCCGCTGCCCTTACCAGAAACAGCGGGAAAGCTGCAATGCCGAGTGCATTGAACAGATGGAGCGACTGCTGCTGCAGGAGCACGAACAGATTGCCGGGGTCATTATCGAACCGCTGATCCAGGGGGCCGCCGGGATGCGTGTCTATCCCCCCGTCTACCTGCGCAAGCTCCGGGAGCTCTGCACCCGCTGCGATGTCCACTACATTGCCGATGAAATCGCGGTCGGATTCGGCCGTACAGGGCGACTCTTTGCCAATGAACACGCCGGAACCACACCCGACCTCCTCTGCCTCTCCAAGGGGATAACCGGCGGTTACATGCCCCTGGCGGTGACCTTGACGAGCGAAGAGATTTACCGGGCTTTCTACGATGATTACGCCACGATGAAGGCCTTTCTTCACTCCCACTCCTACTCCGGCAACCCCCTCGCCTGCGCAATCGCCGTCGAAGTCCTGCGGATTTTCGAAGAGGAACAGATTCTTCAGCTGTTGACGCCGCGCATGAACCAGCTCCAGGCCGCCGCCCCGCGTTTCACCGCCCTTGCCCAGGTCGGGGAATTCCGTCGCTGCGGCATGGTAGCAGCGGTCGAGCTGGTTCAGGACCGCAACGGGAAGATTCCCTACCCCTGGCAGGAGCGCCGCGGTCTGGCAGTCTACCGCGAAGCACTGGCGCGCGGCGCCCTGCTCCGTCCTTTGGGAAATGTTGTCTATTTCATGCCACCCTTAACGATCAATGCCGATGAACTCGACTCGCTCCTCGACATCGCCTACCAGGCCATTGTTGCCGTCACCGAAAAATAA